A region of Culicoides brevitarsis isolate CSIRO-B50_1 chromosome 1, AGI_CSIRO_Cbre_v1, whole genome shotgun sequence DNA encodes the following proteins:
- the LOC134837284 gene encoding nardilysin-like, whose protein sequence is MTTIELAGSTFNEYVEFSSFSDPREIQGLAHFLEHMIFMGSEKYRMDFCSIANEECLINLSNGSVAAAIECRNITEFLEHMIFMGSEKYPAENDFDQFINYFYFEVTEKHLDEALDRFSQLFIAPLMSRDAMAREKEAVDSEFQQKINNEGSRREQILATIGKETHPCSIFTWGNLITLKENIDDDTLYEKVHQFRRDHYSAHRMYLALQARQDLDALQSLVEKYFAAIPSNNAPGLDFSEFRDKNAFKPDFTEKVFYVKAKSDMNKLDITWCLPSISHKYKTKPDEYVSFLIGHEGKGSLCSYLRRNLLALEVRAGIDFSGFEHNSMYSLFMINIVLTDFGLENVEKVLSAVFSYLTLLEKSEISEKLFKELQQIEANSFKFQTEKQAIDNVEEFVVNIKYYEPQDILAGANLHYEFGEKDIREMIEALNERTFNVMITTTKPVAGIEYNCREKWFGTEYGTKNFPWTQLWNEKSLIPEMHLPETNEFVPSNFEILPNLHLEHDEPQKLIDTEVLELWHRQDEKKLLKNFVKANFIFTKFCSKWIAKRLPQIIFELKTQHLIFLLYLYERYRAKRCFERHKTQLDVGLTRYYLVFEALYSRDENWRQKLYQSQYSACLDKNLS, encoded by the exons ATGACAACAATTGAACTCGCCGGATCAACGTTTAATGAATACGTCGAATTCAGCTCATTCAGCGATCCGCGAGAAATCCAAGGTCTCGCACACTTTTTGGAGCACATGATATTCATGGGAAGCGAAAAGTATCGAATG GATTTTTGTTCCATCGCAAATGAAGAATGCTTGATCAATTTATCAAACGGAAGTGTGGCGGCAGCAATCGAATGCCGAAATATCACCGAATTTTTGGAGCACATGATATTCATGGGAAGCGAAAAGTATCCGGCGGAAAatgattttgatcaatttatcAACTACTTCTACTTCGAAGTGACGGAAAAGCATCTCGACGAAGCACTCGATCGATTTTCGCAACTTTTTATCGCGCCACTCATGAGTCGCGATGCCATGGCACGCGAAAAAGAGGCTGTTGACTCggaatttcagcaaaaaatcaacaatgaaGGTTCGCGACGTGAACAAATTCTTGCGACAATCGGAAAAGAAACGCATCCTTGCAGCATTTTCACGTGGGGCAACCTGATAACGCTCAAGGAGAACATCGACGACGACACGTTATACGAAAAAGTGCATCAATTCCGTCGCGATCATTATTCGGCTCATCGAATGTATCTCGCGTTGCAGGCAAGACAAGATCTAGACGCCCTGCAATCACTCGTGGAGAAATATTTCGCAGCAATTCCGTCAAATAATGCGCCAGGACTCGATTTCAGTGAATTTCGTGACAAAAACGCATTTAAACCGGATTTCACGGAAAAAGTCTTCTACGTCAAAGCGAAATCCGACATGAATAAACTTGACATCACGTGGTGCCTTCCCTCGATTTCGCACAAGTACAAAACGAAACCCGACGAGTACGTTTCCTTCCTCATTGGTCACGAAGGCAAAGGCAGTCTTTGCAGTTATTTACGACGAAATTTGCTGGCATTGGAAGTTCGTGCGGGCATCGATTTTTCCGGCTTTGAACACAACTCCATGTACTCCCTGTTCATGATCAACATCGTGCTCACGGATTTTGGCTtggaaaatgtcgaaaaagtACTGAGCGCCGTCTTTTCGTACCTCACGTTGCTCGAAAAAAGCGAAATAAGTGAAAAACTCTTCAAGGAACTTCAACAAATCGAAGCCAATTccttcaaatttcaaactgaGAAACAAGCGATCGACAACGTGGAAGAATTTGTCGTCAACATCAAGTACTACGAGCCCCAAGACATCCTGGCAGGCGCTAATTTGCATTACGAGTTCGGCGAAAAGGACATTCGTGAGATGATCGAAGCTTTAAATGAACGTACGTTCAATGTTATGATCACGACAACGAAACCCGTGGCTGGAATCGAGTACAATTGCCGGGAAAAGTGGTTCGGAACAGAATacggaacaaaaaatttcccctGGACACAACTTTGGAACGAAAAATCCTTGATTCCGGAAATGCATTTGCCCGAAACGAACGAATTTGTCCCAAGTAACTTTGAAATTCTGCCAAATTTGCACTTGGAACACGATgaacctcaaaaattaattgatacaGAAGTGCTTGAACTGTGGCATCgtcaagatgaaaaaaaacttttaaaaaattttgtcaaagccaattttatctttaccaaattttgctccaaatggatcgCAAAAAGATTGCCTCAAATCATTTTCGAACTCAAAACTCAACATTTGATATTTCTACTTTACCTTTACGAACGATATCGTGCAAAAAGATGCTTTGAACGCCACAAAACTCAACTTGATGTCGGACTAACTCGTTATTACCTTGTCTTTGAAGCGTTGTATTCAAGAGACGAAAACTGGCGTCAAAAACTGTATCAAAGCCAATACAGCGCTTgcttggataaaaatttgtcatga
- the LOC134836937 gene encoding receptor-type guanylate cyclase Gyc76C-like — protein MTQWPPISVLLLLSVVLSHAPGISGGKTTTTTTALGRAQNKTVLTVGYLCAIKGDLKGREGLAISGALTMALDEINASDDILPNVHLALRWNDTKGETVLATRALTEMICDRVSAVFGPEGPCHVEAIVAQSRNMPMISHKCSDYMASPIPTFARTEPPDTQVTKSVISLISYYNWKKFSIIYEEVWSTVANSLKDQAQKSNMTINHMEKIVNMQKCCENGMECCRSGHWYSLIQNTKNKTRIYIFLGSASTLVDMMNTMNSVQLFDKGEYLVIYVDMMTYSTKEAFQYLWKPEELSKYKNCSNDVHYFNRARSLLVVVSTPPTKNFDTFTAKVREYNMKDPFNFTTPSIFIWAKHVSIYAAYLYDSVKLYAHALDKLLKSENRTLTDEVIFEVASNGTRIVETIIHDGSYQSITGSTIKIDQFGDSEGNFSVLALQPYMMNEPLPINFSCDHLMMPVAHFEEGDDFPRYKLINSATLLWAARPDDEPSCGYNNELCQKDDTHVHSMVVAGVLGVLLFCAGVFTMSIYRKWKNELEIMGLLWKIESHEIKGYFNNDIVSSPSKLSLVSAASYGSRCSQQVFTATGRFKGVVVRIKELKFSRKKDISRDIMKEMRLLRDLRHDNINSFIGACVEPMRILLVTDYCAKGSLYDIIENEDIKLDHLFIASLIHDLIKAMIYIHSSALGYHGNLKSSNCVVTSRWVLQVTDFGLHDIRNSAESESIGEHQHYRNLLWKAPELLRDPHQHGSQKGDVYAFSIIMHEIIGRRGPFGYAYEPKEIIELVKKVPLPGEEPFRPDTESLLDMENVGDYVINCIKECWDEQPENRPEFTTIRTRLKKMRGGKSKNIMDQMMEMMEKYANNLEDIVNERTRLLCEEKRKTEDLLHRMLPQSVAEKLTKGHGVEPVSYESVTIYFSDIVGFTAMSATSTPLEVVNFLNDLYTVFDRIIKGYDVYKVETIGDAYMVVSGLPILNDNHAGEIASMALELLQAVRSHRISHRPNEILKLRIGIHCGPVVAGVVGLTMPRYCLFGDTVNTASRMESNGEALKIHISPQCKAALDKLGGYITEERGLVNMKGKGDVLTHWLIGANENAIQKRNVDVGELPPPLFCRPRKSPKLNYDSRHPSMIGGIHFGGGGSRRHSSAFRGGGDMESTYSLQGSFIGPRDSPKLINRRIERIPLYLNEDSRTTLEKPEVEQTDTTETTNEKRPLAIVSPRQLLRSIASTDDYSRFSNTDNILRESRSLDPFPSALRKRNSNEAAKLNEKMKKKSSVSLEHGVSTISSHPSGGECDTTSEHEALVDAHNHKIVNQDAMYKYSNNNCNGSAMMMPMNEDPNCPLLRQTSLTNHDAEDIPFLTKKWKSLEAVALDEDTSSKTSITKRSIKSWLAGILHGNGFKTSDASLRKVNAIQTVNTVPAFNEMQNNSQKESIV, from the exons ATGACACAATGGCCGCCCATAAGTGTGCTTCTGCTACTTTCGGTGGTGTTGTCACATGCCCCGGGTATCAGTGgcggaaaaacaacaacaacaacgacggcGCTGGGGCGTGCGCAAAACAAAACCGTCCTCACAGTCGGTTACTTGTGCGCCATCAAAGGTGATCTGAAAGGGCGCGAAGGTCTCGCCATATCGGGCGCCCTCACAATGGCGCTCGACGAAATAAATGCCAGTGACGATATTCTGCCAAATGTCCATTTGGCGCTGCGTTGGAACGATACGAAGGGCGAGACAGTATTAGCGACGCGTGCCTTGACTGAAATGATTTGTGATCGGGTATCGGCTGTTTTTGGACCTGAGGGACCGTGTCACGTGGAAGCGATTGTAGCACAAAGTAGAAATATGCCGATGATTTCTCAC aaatgttCCGATTACATGGCTTCACCAATTCCAACCTTTGCTCGTACCGAGCCGCCAGACACGCAG GTCACCAAGTCTGTGATATCATTAATTAGTTATTATAAttggaagaaattttctataatttacgAGGAAGTTTGGTCAACAGTGGCCAACTCCCTAAAAGATCAGGCGCAAAAGTCGAACATGACGATAAATCACAtggaaaaaatcgtaaatatgCAAAAGTGCTGCGAAAATGGCATGGAGTGTTGTCGCAGTGGTCATTGGTATTCC ttGATCCAAAATACCAAGAACAAAACCCGTATCTACATTTTCCTGGGATCAGCAAGCACACTTGTGGATATGATGAATACCATGAATTCCGTACAGCTTTTCGACAAGGGGGAATATTTGGTGATTTATGTCGACATGATGACCTATTCTACAAA AGAAGCGTTTCAGTATTTGTGGAAGCCTGAGGAACTgagtaaatataaaaactgcAGCAACGATGTGCATTATTTTAATCGGGCCAGGAGTTTGTTGGTTGTTGTGTCGACGCCGCCGACAAAGAATTTTGACACGTTTACGGCGAAAGTGCGCGAGTATAATATGAAAGATCCGTTTAATTTTACGACACCTTCGATTTTTATCTGGgcaaag caCGTATCGATATACGCGGCATACCTTTATGATTCGGTGAAATTATACGCACATGCCTTGGATAAGTTACTAAAATCGGAAAATCGCACATTGACGGATGAAGTGATATTTGAAGTCGCAAGTAATGGAACGCGAATCGTTGAGACCATTATTCACGATGGCAGctatcaaa gtaTTACGGGATCAAcaatcaaaattgatcaatttggCGATTCTGAGGGAAATTTCTCGGTTCTTGCATTGCAGCCATACATGATGAACGAACCTCTGCCGATCAACTTTTCGTGCGATCATCTCATGATGCCCGTCGCTCATTTCGAAGAAGGAGACGATTTTCCA CGTTACAAATTGATCAACAGTGCAACGTTGTTATGGGCTGCACGCCCGGATGACGAGCCATCGTGCGGATACAACAACGAACTTTGTCAAAAGGATGACACTCATGTGCATTCAATGGTCGTTGCTGGCGTCCTGGGAGTTTTGCTCTTTTGTGCGGGCGTTTTTACAATGAGCATCTACCGCAAATGGAAAAATGAGCTGGAAATCATGGGTTTGCTGTGGAAAATCGAATCGCACGAGATCAAGGGATACTTCAACAACGACATTGTCTCGTCGCCGAGCAAACTGAGTCTCGTGAGTGCCGCTTCTTATGGATCGCGATGCTCGCAGCAAGTTTTCACGGCAACGGGACGCTTCAAAGGTGTCGTCGTGCGCATCAAAGAGTTGAAATTCTCGCGGAAAAAGGACATTTCTCGCGATATTATGAAGGAAATGCGCCTTTTGCGAGACCTGCGACACGATAATATTAATAGTTTTATTGGTGCCTGCGTCGAGCCAATGAGAATATTGCTAGTCACTGATTATTGTGCCAAGGGAAGTCTCTACGACATCATCGAAAACGAAGATATTAAGTTAGATCATCTATTTATTGCATCATTAATACACGATTTAATTAAG GCAATGATTTACATTCATTCATCCGCACTCGGGTACCATGGCAACCTCAAGTCATCCAATTGTGTCGTAACTAGTCGATGGGTGTTGCAAGTGACGGATTTCGGGCTGCATGACATCCGCAATTCGGCTGAAAGTGAGTCTATTGGCGAACATCAACATTATCGAA atcttttgtGGAAAGCGCCCGAACTTTTGCGTGATCCCCATCAACATGGTTCCCAAAAAGGAGACGTTTATGCCTTTTCCATCATCATGCATGAGATCATTGGGCGCCGCGGTCCCTTTGGATATGCCTACGAACCCAAAGAAATCATAGAATTAGTGAAAAAAGTACCGTTACCCGGCGAGGAACCTTTTCGTCCTGACACTGAAAGTCTTCTGGATATGGAAAATGTGGGAGATTACGTGATTAATTGCATCAAAGAGTGTTGGGATGAACAACCGGAAAATCGACCGGAATTCACAACGATTAG AACTCGCTTAAAGAAGATGCGTGGCGGCAAATCGAAGAACATCATGGACCAGATGATggaaatgatggaaaaatacGCAAACAACTTGGAGGATATCGTAAACGAACGTACTAGATTACTGTGTGAAGAGAAACGCAAGACCGAGGATTTGCTGCATCGCATGTTGCCGCAATCTGTAGCGGAGAAATTGACAAAAGGGCACGGCGTTGAGCCGGTTTCATACGAAAGt GTCACAATTTACTTCAGTGACATTGTTGGTTTTACAGCGATGTCGGCAACGAGTACCCCGTTGGAAGTGGTCAACTTTCTCAATGACCTGTACACCGTTTTCGATCGCATCATCAAGGGTTACGACGTTTACAAGGTCGAAACGATTGGCGACGCGTACATGGTAGTTTCTGGCTTGCCCATTTTGAACGATAATCATGCGGGTGAAATCGCTTCCATGGCTTTGGAGTTACTGCAGGCAGTACGAAGTCATCGAATTTCGCATCGCCCGAACGAAATCTTGAAATTACGCATTGGCATCCATTGCGGGCCTGTCGTTGCTGGCGTTGTTGGTCTCACGATGCCCCGTTATTGCTTATTTGGCGATACAGTGAACACCGCATCTCGCATGGAATCGAATGGCGAAGcgttaaaaattcacatttcacCGCAATGCAAAGCGGCGTTGGATAAATTGGGCGGTTACATCACCGAAGAACGTGGTTTGGTGAATATGAAGGGAAAAGGAGACGTTTTGACACATTGGTTAATTGGCGCGAACGAGAATGCCATTCAAAAACGGAATGTTGATGTTGGCGAATTACCGCCGCCGTTGTTCTGTCGTCCTCGGAAGAGCCCAAAATTGAATTATGACTCGCGACATCCAAGCATGATTGGCGGAATTCACTTTGGAGGCGGCGGAAGTCGACGTCATTCGAGCGCTTTTCGCGGCGGAGGCGATATGGAAAGCACTTACAGTCTTCAGGGATCATTTATTGGACCACGTGACTcaccaaaattgataaatcgtCGAATTGAACGAATCCCCTTGTATTTGAACGAAGATTCTCGCACAACTCTCGAGAAGCCCGAAGTCGAACAAACAGATACAACCGAGACAACGAACGAAAAACGCCCATTAGCGATTGTGTCGCCGCGTCAACTGCTCCGTTCGATCGCCTCTACCGACGATTACAGCCGTTTTTCGAATACGGACAACATTTTGCGCGAAAGTCGTTCCTTAGACCCGTTTCCCAGTGCGTTGCGCAAACGAAATTCCAACGAGGCGGCAAAACTCaacgaaaaaatgaagaaaaagagCTCCGTGTCACTCGAACATGGCGTTTCAACGATCAGCAGTCATCCGAGTGGCGGCGAATGCGATACAACATCCGAGCACGAGGCCCTTGTCGATGCCCACAACCACAAAATTGTCAACCAGGACGCCATGTACAAATATTCCAACAACAATTGCAACGGATCCGCCATGATGATGCCGATGAACGAGGATCCGAATTGCCCGTTGTTGCGACAAACGTCTCTGACGAACCACGATGCCGAAGATATTCCGTTTCTGACGAAAAAATGGAAGTCCCTGGAGGCAGTTGCACTCGACGAAGACACAAGTAGCAAGACGTCGATTACGAAGCGATCAATTAAATCGTGGCTGGCGGGTATTTTGCACGGAAATGGCTTTAAAACGAGTGACGCATCGTTGCGGAAAGTCAATGCAATTCAGACGGTGAATACGGTGCCGGCTTTTAATGAAATGCAAAACAATTCGCAGAAAGAGAGCATTGTGTAG